One window of Streptomyces sp. SUK 48 genomic DNA carries:
- the cyc2 gene encoding germacradienol/geosmin synthase Cyc2, which produces MTQPFELPHFYMPFPARLNPHLDEARAHSTAWAREMGMLEGSGIWEQSDLDAHDYGLLCAYTHPDCDGSALSLITDWYVWVFFFDDHFLDMFKRTQDRAAGKAHLDRLPLFMPIDPATPVPEPENPVEAGLKDLWARTVPAMSADWRRRFSVATEHLLNESLWELSNINEGRIANPVEYIEMRRKVGGAPWSAGLVEYATAEVPASVAGTRPLRVLMETFADAVHLRNDLFSYQREVEDEGENSNGVLVLETFFGCTTQQAADTVNDILTSRLHQFEHTALTEVPAIALEQGLTPVETGAIAAYAKGLQDWQSGGHEWHLRSSRYMNKGARGDSPWRLPSGPGTSAAHIGSLLASAAHERLRSYAHVPHQKVGPSILPEFHMPFALELSPHLEAARRHLRAWCDRMGLLREGVWDEDRLRACDLALCSAGLDPDATPEALDLSAQWLAFGTYGDDYYPLVHGRRGDLAGARLATARLSACMPVDGEPPLVPGNALERSLSDLWARTSAPMSTGQRRTLKAAVDTMTESWVWELSNQLQNRVPDPVDYLEMRRATFGSDLTLSLCRMGRGPAVPPELYRSGPVRSLENAAIDYACLLNDIFSYQKEIEYEGEIHNAVLVVQNFFGVGYPAALGVVHDLTTQRMRQFEHVVAHELPVLYDDFGLSPQARAAMDGYVDDLRNWLAGILNWHRSVDRYRDAWLSRRAHGFLPDRPPVRPLLTPG; this is translated from the coding sequence ATGACGCAGCCGTTCGAACTCCCGCACTTCTACATGCCGTTTCCCGCGCGGCTCAATCCGCACCTCGACGAGGCACGCGCCCATTCCACCGCGTGGGCGCGCGAGATGGGCATGCTGGAGGGCTCCGGGATCTGGGAGCAGTCCGACCTGGACGCGCACGACTACGGGCTGCTGTGTGCCTACACCCACCCCGACTGCGACGGCTCCGCCCTCTCGCTGATCACCGACTGGTACGTGTGGGTGTTCTTCTTCGACGACCACTTCCTCGACATGTTCAAGCGGACCCAGGACCGTGCGGCCGGCAAGGCCCACCTCGACCGGCTCCCGCTGTTCATGCCGATCGATCCCGCGACCCCCGTGCCGGAACCGGAGAACCCGGTCGAGGCGGGTCTGAAGGACCTGTGGGCGCGTACGGTGCCCGCGATGTCGGCGGACTGGCGCCGCCGCTTCTCGGTGGCCACCGAGCATCTGCTCAACGAGTCGCTGTGGGAGCTGTCCAACATCAACGAAGGGCGGATCGCCAACCCCGTCGAGTACATCGAGATGCGCCGCAAGGTGGGCGGCGCGCCCTGGTCCGCCGGGCTCGTGGAGTACGCGACCGCCGAGGTGCCCGCGTCCGTCGCGGGGACCAGGCCGCTGCGGGTGCTGATGGAGACCTTCGCCGACGCCGTCCATCTGCGCAACGACCTGTTCTCCTACCAGCGCGAGGTCGAGGACGAGGGCGAGAACAGCAACGGCGTGCTTGTCCTGGAGACCTTCTTCGGCTGCACCACCCAGCAGGCCGCCGACACCGTCAACGACATCCTCACCTCGCGGCTGCACCAGTTCGAGCACACCGCGCTCACCGAGGTGCCCGCGATCGCCCTGGAACAGGGCCTCACCCCCGTCGAGACGGGCGCGATCGCCGCCTACGCCAAGGGACTCCAGGACTGGCAGAGCGGCGGCCACGAATGGCACCTGCGCTCCAGCCGCTACATGAACAAGGGCGCGCGCGGCGACTCGCCCTGGCGGCTGCCGAGCGGGCCCGGCACCTCCGCCGCCCACATCGGCTCCCTGCTCGCCTCCGCCGCGCACGAGCGGCTGCGCTCCTACGCGCATGTGCCCCACCAGAAGGTCGGCCCCTCGATCCTGCCCGAGTTCCACATGCCGTTCGCCCTGGAGCTCAGCCCGCACCTGGAGGCCGCCCGCCGCCATCTGCGCGCCTGGTGCGACCGGATGGGCCTCCTCCGGGAGGGCGTCTGGGACGAGGACCGGCTGCGCGCCTGCGACCTCGCCCTGTGCTCCGCCGGACTGGACCCCGACGCCACCCCCGAGGCCCTCGACCTCAGCGCCCAGTGGCTCGCCTTCGGCACCTACGGCGACGACTACTACCCGCTCGTCCACGGCCGCCGAGGCGACCTGGCCGGCGCCCGCCTGGCCACCGCCCGGCTGTCGGCCTGCATGCCCGTCGACGGCGAGCCCCCGCTGGTGCCCGGCAACGCCCTGGAGCGCTCCCTGAGCGACCTGTGGGCCCGCACCAGCGCCCCGATGAGCACCGGGCAGCGGCGCACCCTCAAGGCCGCCGTGGACACCATGACCGAGAGCTGGGTGTGGGAACTGTCCAACCAGCTCCAGAACCGCGTCCCCGACCCGGTCGACTACCTGGAGATGCGCCGCGCCACCTTCGGCTCCGACCTCACCCTGAGCCTGTGCCGGATGGGCCGGGGCCCCGCGGTCCCGCCGGAGCTCTACCGCAGCGGCCCGGTGCGTTCCCTGGAGAACGCCGCCATCGACTACGCCTGCCTGCTCAACGACATCTTCTCGTACCAGAAGGAGATCGAGTACGAGGGCGAGATCCACAACGCCGTCCTGGTCGTGCAGAACTTCTTCGGCGTCGGCTACCCGGCCGCGCTCGGTGTCGTCCACGACCTGACCACCCAGCGCATGCGGCAGTTCGAACACGTCGTCGCCCATGAACTGCCCGTACTGTACGACGACTTCGGGCTGTCCCCGCAGGCCCGTGCGGCGATGGACGGCTACGTCGACGACCTGCGCAACTGGCTGGCCGGAATCCTCAACTGGCACCGCAGCGTGGACCGTTACCGGGACGCGTGGCTGTCGCGGCGCGCCCACGGCTTCCTGCCCGACCGCCCGCCCGTGCGCCCCCTGCTCACTCCGGGCTGA
- a CDS encoding alpha/beta hydrolase, whose translation MNSFVLPHEVHGDGAHRVFAVHGWFADRSAYATVLPDLDRASFTYVPVDLRGYGEAADAPGPYTTAQAAVDLVALADRLGWARFSVIGHSMGGAVAQRLLALAPGRLRRIVGVSPVPAAGMPLSGEQGALFTDAAHRAGNRRAIIDFTTGGRRPAAWLDRMVWTSFQRSDAKAFRAWLDSWAGEDFHAEVAGSEVPALAVAGELDPALSPELMRGTWLSWYRHGHLVALPGAGHYAMDETPLELVRVVEDFLRADGSDQA comes from the coding sequence ATGAACTCCTTCGTGCTGCCCCATGAGGTGCACGGCGACGGCGCCCACCGGGTGTTCGCCGTACACGGCTGGTTCGCCGACCGCTCCGCCTACGCGACCGTGCTGCCGGACCTGGACCGCGCCTCCTTCACGTATGTGCCGGTCGATCTGCGCGGCTACGGGGAGGCGGCGGACGCCCCGGGGCCGTATACGACGGCGCAGGCGGCCGTGGATCTGGTGGCGCTGGCCGACCGGCTCGGCTGGGCCCGGTTCTCGGTGATCGGGCACTCGATGGGCGGGGCGGTGGCCCAGCGGCTGCTCGCGCTCGCGCCCGGGCGGCTGCGCCGGATCGTCGGGGTGTCCCCGGTGCCCGCGGCGGGGATGCCGCTCTCGGGCGAGCAGGGCGCGCTGTTCACGGACGCGGCGCACCGGGCGGGCAACCGGCGCGCGATCATCGACTTCACCACCGGCGGCCGTCGCCCGGCCGCCTGGCTGGACCGGATGGTGTGGACGTCGTTCCAGCGCAGCGACGCGAAGGCGTTCCGGGCCTGGCTCGACTCCTGGGCGGGCGAGGACTTCCACGCCGAGGTGGCCGGCAGCGAGGTGCCCGCGCTGGCGGTGGCGGGCGAACTGGACCCGGCCCTGTCGCCCGAGCTGATGCGGGGGACCTGGCTGTCCTGGTACCGGCACGGCCATCTCGTCGCCCTGCCCGGTGCCGGACACTACGCGATGGACGAGACACCGCTGGAGCTGGTCCGGGTGGTGGAGGACTTCCTGCGCGCGGACGGGAGCGACCAGGCGTGA
- a CDS encoding cytochrome P450 has protein sequence MSTGITGPVPDVFDPRRYATGVPYDAYRVLRDEHPVAWQEEPEVLGWPAGPGFWAVTRHADVVRVLRDSAAYSSHLGATQIRDPDPADLPFVRRMMLNQDPPHHGRPRRLVSRAFTPGRIERFAALARERARTLLAAAVERAAHGDGTVDLVAAVTDEYALLNLTDLLGVPTSDRGLLLDWTRRVIGYQDPDEAAAPVLDGSGKPLNPRSPALLRDMFGYAHELAAHKRRHPADDITTTLATDPELTGPELEMFFFLLTVAGNDTVRGAAPGGLLALAGHPESYGLLRSGKYELTTAVEELLRWHPPVLTFRRTAARDTELAGRRIWAGDKVVVFHASANRDERAFADPGRLDLARSPNPHVSFGDGPHVCLGAHFARLQLRLLYAEVARALPELRPAGPAERLVSNFINGIKSLPVRIS, from the coding sequence GTGAGCACGGGAATCACCGGTCCGGTGCCGGACGTCTTCGACCCGCGGCGGTACGCCACCGGGGTGCCGTACGACGCCTACCGCGTGCTGCGCGACGAGCATCCGGTGGCCTGGCAGGAGGAGCCCGAGGTGCTGGGCTGGCCCGCCGGGCCCGGGTTCTGGGCGGTGACCCGGCACGCGGACGTGGTCCGGGTCCTGAGGGACTCGGCCGCGTACTCCTCGCACCTGGGCGCGACCCAGATCCGGGACCCCGACCCGGCGGATCTGCCGTTCGTCCGCCGCATGATGCTCAACCAGGACCCGCCGCACCACGGCCGGCCGCGGCGGCTGGTGAGCCGGGCGTTCACGCCGGGACGGATCGAGCGGTTCGCGGCCCTCGCCCGGGAGCGGGCGCGGACGCTGCTCGCGGCGGCGGTGGAGCGGGCCGCGCACGGGGACGGCACGGTCGACCTGGTCGCGGCCGTCACCGACGAGTACGCCCTGCTCAACCTCACGGATCTGCTGGGCGTACCGACGAGCGACCGCGGGCTGCTGCTGGACTGGACGCGGCGGGTGATCGGCTACCAGGACCCGGACGAGGCCGCCGCCCCGGTCCTCGACGGCTCGGGCAAGCCGCTGAATCCGCGCTCCCCGGCGCTGCTGCGGGACATGTTCGGCTACGCGCACGAACTGGCCGCGCACAAGCGCCGGCACCCCGCCGACGACATCACGACCACCCTCGCCACCGACCCCGAACTCACCGGCCCTGAGCTGGAGATGTTCTTCTTCCTGCTCACGGTGGCGGGCAACGACACCGTCCGCGGCGCGGCCCCCGGCGGCCTGCTGGCCCTGGCCGGACACCCGGAGTCGTACGGGCTGCTGCGCTCGGGGAAATACGAACTCACCACCGCCGTTGAGGAGTTGCTGCGCTGGCACCCGCCCGTGCTGACCTTCCGGCGCACCGCCGCGCGGGACACCGAACTGGCCGGCCGGCGCATCTGGGCGGGTGACAAGGTGGTGGTCTTCCACGCCTCCGCCAACCGCGACGAGCGGGCCTTCGCCGACCCCGGCCGCCTCGACCTCGCCCGCTCCCCCAACCCGCACGTCTCCTTCGGGGACGGTCCGCATGTCTGCCTGGGCGCCCACTTCGCCCGGCTGCAACTGCGGCTGCTCTACGCGGAGGTGGCGCGCGCCCTGCCCGAGCTGCGGCCCGCGGGCCCGGCCGAGCGGCTGGTGTCGAACTTCATCAACGGCATCAAGTCGCTGCCGGTGCGGATCAGTTGA